Within Sporosarcina sp. PTS2304, the genomic segment TCGTCCATAAGCTTATGAAGAATCTTTGTTTTACCGCTTCCTGTGTAGCCGTTTAACACGAGTAATCGAGGTGCGAAATTTTCCTGCAAACGTTCGATAACCCATTGACGATAAGTATGGATCCCACCGCTAATACGACTGGAGCGGATGCCCATCAATTCTAATACTGTCATCGCTGTTTTACTGCGCATCCCACCACGCCAACAAAATACAGTGATAGGTGTATCAATTTTTCTAAACTCCGCTATAAAGGCCGGCAATTTCTGCGAGAAAATGACAAGTCCCCGGTCCATGGCAGCTTCTTTACCTACTTGTTTATAAAGCGTTCCAACCTCTGCCCGCTCTTCATCGTTAAAGATTGGGATATTGATACTACCTGGAATAGTCGCTTCTTTAAACTCTTTAGGCGAGCGTACATCAACTAAAGTTTGTCCGTGTTCTTTCTGTAAATCCAATGCATCTGTCAATGTAATATCTCGTACCATGTCGTTCCCCATTTCCTAGATTTACCGTACGATTATTTTGCCATTCTGTTCGTCAGTGACGTCCCCAATCACATGTGCATCGACACCTGCATCGCGTAACTCTGCGAGCAGACGATCCGCTTCATCTCCTGCGACTGCTACTAGCAAACCACCTGAAGTCACTGCGTCACATAAAATCCAGCGACCGATTTGATCCAGTGATTCCGGATAATCCACTACGTCTTCCACGTGTTTATAGTTATTTTTCGTTCCTCCTGGTACAGAGCCTGCCTCTGCTAGCTCTCTCGTACGTGGTAGAACGGGTACATTTTCATTGTCTATGCGCAAACAAACCCCGCTTCCTTTTGCCATTTCCGAAGCATGTCCCAGCAGGCCAAACCCTGTAACATCTGTCGCTGCATGGATCGTATAGTTTTCCATTACTTCAGATGCTGTTTTATTGAGCGTTGTCATCACTTTTGTCACAAGGATTTCTTCGTCTTCTGTCAATAATCCGTTTTTCAATGAAGTTGTCATAATGCCGACACCGATCGGCTTCGTCAAAAGTAAGCGATCTCCAGGCTTCGCACCTGCATTTGTACGGATCTTGTCTGGATGTACGGTTCCGGTTACTTGCATACCAAATTTAGGTTCTGGGTCATCAATCGAATGACCGCCAACCAATACAGCGCCTGCTTCCTTTAATTTATCGCCTGCACCACGTAAAATTTCAGTTAGGATATTGCGTTCCAATGTATGAATGGGGAATGCTACGATATTCAAAGCAGTAATCGGCTTGCCTCCCATTGCGTACACATCGCTAATTGCGTTCGCCGCAGCTACTTGACCAAAGTCATATGGATCATTGACAATCGGTGTGAAAAAATCGAGTGTTTGAACGATAGCCGTCGTGTCATTTATTTTATATACACCCGCATCGTCACTCGTATCAAGACCGACAAGTAAGTTAGGATCTGAAAGACCTGGTGGGAGTGTGTGTAGTACTTCAGCTAGATCGGCTGGCCCTATTTTACAACCACAGCCTCCTTTTGAAGATAGTGAAGTGAGCTTAATTGATGAATGATTCATAAACGATATCCACCTTTCATAATGTACTATGCTAATTTTATCATAGACTTACGTATCTATAGAGGATGTACACTTACGATACAGAAACTAAAAAAACGTTCCCTACGAGGTTTCGTTATATACCTTGTAGG encodes:
- the selD gene encoding selenide, water dikinase SelD, which produces MNHSSIKLTSLSSKGGCGCKIGPADLAEVLHTLPPGLSDPNLLVGLDTSDDAGVYKINDTTAIVQTLDFFTPIVNDPYDFGQVAAANAISDVYAMGGKPITALNIVAFPIHTLERNILTEILRGAGDKLKEAGAVLVGGHSIDDPEPKFGMQVTGTVHPDKIRTNAGAKPGDRLLLTKPIGVGIMTTSLKNGLLTEDEEILVTKVMTTLNKTASEVMENYTIHAATDVTGFGLLGHASEMAKGSGVCLRIDNENVPVLPRTRELAEAGSVPGGTKNNYKHVEDVVDYPESLDQIGRWILCDAVTSGGLLVAVAGDEADRLLAELRDAGVDAHVIGDVTDEQNGKIIVR